One Pieris napi chromosome Z, ilPieNapi1.2, whole genome shotgun sequence DNA window includes the following coding sequences:
- the LOC125062773 gene encoding uncharacterized protein LOC125062773 isoform X1 codes for MDSDGMVAVVRGLGNSALTVTLVDGCRQYTLQPEVLATNETRQTSAQCHDAVRSDSCAQATDGRYASTYRMTHCHVNPTSPQIEVTEFPPQRAELCPGQGNFEIGGNGSGEKYHAKKSTTFRGGMSWPDKGSVFASRPSVQPDSFASSLRKYPSMSPERSSEILERLVSFAQNRSGIKSKSSSPTRTVESDSQNISLESRRKQIPDPEVNLRRRTEESPTRDGRREESWRRNTFCRSHDIRYLREVTKAVREGIRSHNYPERLIPKRDSTPERKNAKTRNSVNMEIQAAVQMVSREVITLPTKKPSQRNIAISQTPSMSDDPEGNQEYSKHIQTKPYNINRIKRSLSDEEVRRDDLHKKIGYKKFKNYRPNLSNIFYTEVTKTLDEDFAEILDDWLSIIPLKPIDYFGRQIDKEYIFYDLFERLKKTSSSLPEHNRREKIKNDVIELLNEYPVDFKGNKLTFFSKLADILIDKIKNLRRNVRSSLNSLYDFPIMKKRYIPPTDSELRSFLVLEVETFVKRVGLMLGRYTLLALEEELLDILIVFMENLHSSDDESFKQDVIATVVDHGFSELQAVRFAQVLLRHLKETFINTEKTRPGLVVMPSLVTRNKTQSDSLEEYHKQLCEQINEWLTSIEAILPRINERGFRQVVVNDLAGDIIDRHKYLEMNPSTSENELEYLKYQIFKWINKLANEDTLRPSEHAPDLMRRIQNIPIPISRFSHTQTNQSLVCPEESCSMQTIEPYRNELNATRTNANIKTASLETPKIPNNLMSKIDRINNDYEQFVREWVLKIPIQTSTPEEAALAEKARLGINNGLWKAITKLKCDPSIVGNRFYLEDLLDDEIEELLNCLPQSQELLSKKNLLKLELIDKTTETMERIRAETAKNYRQQLQNNVDLCLQEAGLSVGLDSSEMAREELEIMRIVELFILQTKFRDDDVAKSEVYRKRLLQQAKLLIDDIKRAHHGETNINYAVIVSNIVTSLQQVPIPGDNTVNEEVDIILMESEVERWFNDLPIFRDFNNPVEKLQWKKQTDNLAKRIGEIRTTVSADMRENVLRNLISNFIDKTPIHRDEMFNKEFMVDELVNRIKRIDQSTLDDPGDFKEFCRNAPPSSSYDKFLRFENEHLNDESVNYDAFANRKPLSSSLRDSGNDSYREFAAAKPRSSSLKEDKTVQKDQIPQINIQPATPECCKGRAQSDKKSPEPGRQRNFLNSSRGIVFNEDSPSRAIKEDVKQENQITSECQTIYAKVPSFEVGDVELSQDGRQRTVATNTKSGKRCIDFDELKCRCIERFLRKRCRFEDLNDVSCFPFMFACPCFY; via the exons ATGGACAGTGACGGAATGGTGGCGGTTGTACGAGGTCTGGGCAACTCCGCCCTGACAGTTACGTTAGTTGACGGATGTCGACAATACACTCTGCAGCCTGAGG TTTTAGCCACCAATGAAACGCGACAAACATCAGCGCAGTGTCATGACGCAGTTCGCAGTGACAGCTGTGCCCAAGCCACTGACGGCAGATATGCCAGCACATATAGg ATGACGCATTGCCACGTGAACCCAACGTCGCCCCAGATAGAGGTGACAGAGTTCCCACCACAACGAGCTGAATTATGTCCag GTcaaggcaattttgaaatTGGTGGTAACGGCAGTGGTGAGAAGTACCACGCAAAGAAGTCAACCACATTCAGGGGCGGGATGAGTTGGCCTGATAAAG GTTCAGTATTCGCATCTCGTCCCTCTGTGCAGCCGGACTCGTTCGCCAGTTCACTTCGGAAATATCCGAGTATGTCTCCGGAGAGGTCTTCAGAGATTTTGGAGCGATTAGTCTCTTTTGCACAGAATAGAAGTG GTATCAAATCCAAATCGTCATCACCAACGCGCACCGTTGAGTCGGACAGTCAAAACATCAGTTTGGAATCTCGAAGGAAACAAATACCCGACCCTGAAGTTAATCTTAGGAGAcg CACAGAAGAGTCGCCAACAAGAGATGGCAGAAGAGAAGAGTCGTGGCgaagaaatacattttgtagAAGCCATGATATCAGATATTTAAGAGAAGTTACCAAAGCTGTAAGAGAAGGGATACGATCGCAT aATTATCCAGAAAGATTGATTCCAAAACGCGACTCTACCCCGGAAAGAAAAAACGCAAAG acTCGAAATTCTGTGAATATGGAAATACAAG CCGCAGTACAAATGGTCTCCCGTGAAGTAATCACTTTGCCGACCAAAAAGCCATCTCAAAGAAAT ATAGCGATATCACAAACGCCATCCATGTCAGACGACCCAGAAGGTAATCAAGAATACTCAAAACACATTCAAACAAaaccatataatataaatcgcATTAAAAGGAGTCTATCAGATGAAGAAGTTAGAAGAGatgatttacataaaaaaatcggatataaaaagtttaagaaTTACAGACcaaatttaagtaatattttctatacagAAGTAACTAAAACACTTGACGAAGATTTTGCTGAAATTTTAGATGATTGGCTCAGCATAATTCCTTTAAAACCTATAGATTACTTCGGAAGACAGATAGACaaggaatatattttttatgatttatttgaaCGGTTGAAGAAGACGTCCAGTAGCTTACCAGAGCATAATAGAAGAGAGAAGATAAAAAATGATGTTATTGAGCTTCTGAATGAGTATCCGGTAGATTTCAAAGGAAATAAactaacgtttttcagtaaaTTGGCGGATATActtatagataaaattaaaaatttacgcaGAAATGTACGAAGCAGTTTGAATAGCTTGTATGATTTCCCTATAATGAAGAAAAGATATATTCCGCCAACGGATAGTGAATTACGAAGTTTTTTGGTTTTAGAAGTTGAGACATTTGTCAAAAGAGTGGGTTTAATGCTTGGCAGGTATACATTGCTTGCTTTAGAAGAAGAGttattagatatattaatagtatttatgGAAAATCTTCATTCAAGCGATGACGAGTCGTTCAAACAAGATGTTATTGCTACAGTTGTTGATCACGGATTTTCGGAACTTCAAGCAGTGCGATTTGCACAAGTTTTATTAAGACATCTCaaagaaacatttattaatacagaGAAAACTAGACCGGGGTTGGTGGTTATGCCTAGTTTGGTAACACGGAATAAAACCCAGTCAGATTCACTAGAAGAATACCATAAACAGCTTTGTGAGCAAATCAATGAATGGCTTACCTCTATAGAAGCAATATTGCCACGGATTAATGAAAGGGGATTCAGACAAGTAGTAGTCAATGATTTAGCAGGAGATATTATAGACAGACATAAGTATTTAGAAATGAATCCTTCGACTTCGGAAAATGAGTTGGAGTACTTGAAATATCAAATCTTCAAATGGATAAATAAACTCGCAAATGAAGACACGTTACGGCCAAGTGAACATGCCCCGGATTTAATGAGGAGAATTCAAAATATTCCCATACCGATATCGAGATTTAGTCACACTCAAACAAATCAATCTCTCGTTTGTCCGGAAGAATCGTGCTCAATGCAAACTATAGAACCATACAGAAATGAACTCAACGCTACCAGGACGAatgcaaatattaaaactgCAAGTCTAGAAACACCTAAAATCCcgaataatttaatgtcaaAGATTGATAGAATAAACAATGACTATGAGCAGTTTGTGAGGGAGTGGGTTCTAAAGATACCTATTCAAACGTCAACACCTGAAGAAGCCGCTTTAGCGGAAAAGGCAAGATTGGGAATTAACAACGGTCTCTGGAAAGCAATAACGAAGTTGAAATGTGATCCGTCTATTGTtggaaatagattttatttggAAGACCTTCTAGATGATGAAATTGAAGAGTTATTAAACTGTCTTCCACAGTCGCAAGAGCTTTTGTCTAAGAAAAATCTACTTAAGTTGGAACTCATCGATAAAACTACAGAGACGATGGAACGTATTCGAGCTGAAACAGCTAAAAATTATCGTCAACAACTTCAGAATAATGTCGATTTATGTCTGCAAGAAGCCGGTCTTAGCGTTGGATTAGATAGTTCTGAAATGGCTCGTGAAGAATTGGAAATAATGAGAATTGttgaactttttattttacaaacaaaatttaggGACGATGATGTTGCCAAGTCAGAAGTTTATAGAAAGAGGCTACTCCAGCAAGCGAAACTATTGATAGACGATATAAAACGAGCCCATCACGGAgaaactaatattaattacgcaGTTATTGTATCAAATATTGTTACTTCACTACAACAAGTCCCGATACCAGGAGATAACACAGTCAACGAAGAAGTTGacattattttaatggaaTCTGAAGTGGAACGCTGGTTCAACGACTTACCCATATTCAGAGACTTTAACAACCCAGTGGAAAAATTGCAATGGAAGAAACAAACTGACAACTTAGCTAAGCGAATCGGAGAAATAAGAACTACAGTATCTGCCGATATGCGTGAGAATGTTTTGCGGAATCTGATTTCGAATTTCATAGACAAAACTCCAATACATAGAGACGAGATGTTCAATAAAGAGTTTATGGTGGATGAACTGGTTAATCGAATAAAAAGAATTGATCAGTCTACTCTAGATGATCCTGGAGATTTTAAAGAGTTTTGTCGAAACGCTCCCCCGAGTTCCAGTTATGATAAGTTTTTGAGGTTCGAAAATGAACACTTGAACGATGAATCTGTTAACTACGACGCATTTGCTAATCGAAAACCCTTGAGTTCTTCCTTGAGAGATTCTGGAAACGACTCGTATAGAGAATTTGCAGCTGCGAAACCTAGAAGCTCCAGCCTCAAAGAAGATAAAACTGTACAAAAGGACCAGATCCCACAAATAAACATACAACCTGCTACTCCAGAGTGCTGTAAAGGCCGTGCCCAATCAGATAAGAAATCTCCAGAACCGGGAAGACAAAGGAATTTCCTCAATTCATCCCGAGGAATCGTTTTTAATGAAGACAGCCCTAGTCGTGCAATTAAAGAAGATGTCAAACAAGAGAATCAAATAACATCCGAATGTCAAACTATTTACGCTAAAGTACCAAGTTTCGAAGTTGGTGATGTTGAGTTGAGCCAAGATGGCAGGCAGAGGACTGTTGCTACTAATACTAAAAGCGGAAAGCGATGTATCGATTTCGATGAACTTAAGTGTAGGTGTATCGAACGCTTTTTACGCAAGCGTTGTCGTTTTGAGGATTTAAATGATGTGTCTTGTTTCCCTTTTATGTTTGCTTGTCCttgtttctattaa
- the LOC125062773 gene encoding uncharacterized protein LOC125062773 isoform X2, which translates to MDSDGMVAVVRGLGNSALTVTLVDGCRQYTLQPEATNETRQTSAQCHDAVRSDSCAQATDGRYASTYRMTHCHVNPTSPQIEVTEFPPQRAELCPGQGNFEIGGNGSGEKYHAKKSTTFRGGMSWPDKGSVFASRPSVQPDSFASSLRKYPSMSPERSSEILERLVSFAQNRSGIKSKSSSPTRTVESDSQNISLESRRKQIPDPEVNLRRRTEESPTRDGRREESWRRNTFCRSHDIRYLREVTKAVREGIRSHNYPERLIPKRDSTPERKNAKTRNSVNMEIQAAVQMVSREVITLPTKKPSQRNIAISQTPSMSDDPEGNQEYSKHIQTKPYNINRIKRSLSDEEVRRDDLHKKIGYKKFKNYRPNLSNIFYTEVTKTLDEDFAEILDDWLSIIPLKPIDYFGRQIDKEYIFYDLFERLKKTSSSLPEHNRREKIKNDVIELLNEYPVDFKGNKLTFFSKLADILIDKIKNLRRNVRSSLNSLYDFPIMKKRYIPPTDSELRSFLVLEVETFVKRVGLMLGRYTLLALEEELLDILIVFMENLHSSDDESFKQDVIATVVDHGFSELQAVRFAQVLLRHLKETFINTEKTRPGLVVMPSLVTRNKTQSDSLEEYHKQLCEQINEWLTSIEAILPRINERGFRQVVVNDLAGDIIDRHKYLEMNPSTSENELEYLKYQIFKWINKLANEDTLRPSEHAPDLMRRIQNIPIPISRFSHTQTNQSLVCPEESCSMQTIEPYRNELNATRTNANIKTASLETPKIPNNLMSKIDRINNDYEQFVREWVLKIPIQTSTPEEAALAEKARLGINNGLWKAITKLKCDPSIVGNRFYLEDLLDDEIEELLNCLPQSQELLSKKNLLKLELIDKTTETMERIRAETAKNYRQQLQNNVDLCLQEAGLSVGLDSSEMAREELEIMRIVELFILQTKFRDDDVAKSEVYRKRLLQQAKLLIDDIKRAHHGETNINYAVIVSNIVTSLQQVPIPGDNTVNEEVDIILMESEVERWFNDLPIFRDFNNPVEKLQWKKQTDNLAKRIGEIRTTVSADMRENVLRNLISNFIDKTPIHRDEMFNKEFMVDELVNRIKRIDQSTLDDPGDFKEFCRNAPPSSSYDKFLRFENEHLNDESVNYDAFANRKPLSSSLRDSGNDSYREFAAAKPRSSSLKEDKTVQKDQIPQINIQPATPECCKGRAQSDKKSPEPGRQRNFLNSSRGIVFNEDSPSRAIKEDVKQENQITSECQTIYAKVPSFEVGDVELSQDGRQRTVATNTKSGKRCIDFDELKCRCIERFLRKRCRFEDLNDVSCFPFMFACPCFY; encoded by the exons ATGGACAGTGACGGAATGGTGGCGGTTGTACGAGGTCTGGGCAACTCCGCCCTGACAGTTACGTTAGTTGACGGATGTCGACAATACACTCTGCAGCCTGAGG CCACCAATGAAACGCGACAAACATCAGCGCAGTGTCATGACGCAGTTCGCAGTGACAGCTGTGCCCAAGCCACTGACGGCAGATATGCCAGCACATATAGg ATGACGCATTGCCACGTGAACCCAACGTCGCCCCAGATAGAGGTGACAGAGTTCCCACCACAACGAGCTGAATTATGTCCag GTcaaggcaattttgaaatTGGTGGTAACGGCAGTGGTGAGAAGTACCACGCAAAGAAGTCAACCACATTCAGGGGCGGGATGAGTTGGCCTGATAAAG GTTCAGTATTCGCATCTCGTCCCTCTGTGCAGCCGGACTCGTTCGCCAGTTCACTTCGGAAATATCCGAGTATGTCTCCGGAGAGGTCTTCAGAGATTTTGGAGCGATTAGTCTCTTTTGCACAGAATAGAAGTG GTATCAAATCCAAATCGTCATCACCAACGCGCACCGTTGAGTCGGACAGTCAAAACATCAGTTTGGAATCTCGAAGGAAACAAATACCCGACCCTGAAGTTAATCTTAGGAGAcg CACAGAAGAGTCGCCAACAAGAGATGGCAGAAGAGAAGAGTCGTGGCgaagaaatacattttgtagAAGCCATGATATCAGATATTTAAGAGAAGTTACCAAAGCTGTAAGAGAAGGGATACGATCGCAT aATTATCCAGAAAGATTGATTCCAAAACGCGACTCTACCCCGGAAAGAAAAAACGCAAAG acTCGAAATTCTGTGAATATGGAAATACAAG CCGCAGTACAAATGGTCTCCCGTGAAGTAATCACTTTGCCGACCAAAAAGCCATCTCAAAGAAAT ATAGCGATATCACAAACGCCATCCATGTCAGACGACCCAGAAGGTAATCAAGAATACTCAAAACACATTCAAACAAaaccatataatataaatcgcATTAAAAGGAGTCTATCAGATGAAGAAGTTAGAAGAGatgatttacataaaaaaatcggatataaaaagtttaagaaTTACAGACcaaatttaagtaatattttctatacagAAGTAACTAAAACACTTGACGAAGATTTTGCTGAAATTTTAGATGATTGGCTCAGCATAATTCCTTTAAAACCTATAGATTACTTCGGAAGACAGATAGACaaggaatatattttttatgatttatttgaaCGGTTGAAGAAGACGTCCAGTAGCTTACCAGAGCATAATAGAAGAGAGAAGATAAAAAATGATGTTATTGAGCTTCTGAATGAGTATCCGGTAGATTTCAAAGGAAATAAactaacgtttttcagtaaaTTGGCGGATATActtatagataaaattaaaaatttacgcaGAAATGTACGAAGCAGTTTGAATAGCTTGTATGATTTCCCTATAATGAAGAAAAGATATATTCCGCCAACGGATAGTGAATTACGAAGTTTTTTGGTTTTAGAAGTTGAGACATTTGTCAAAAGAGTGGGTTTAATGCTTGGCAGGTATACATTGCTTGCTTTAGAAGAAGAGttattagatatattaatagtatttatgGAAAATCTTCATTCAAGCGATGACGAGTCGTTCAAACAAGATGTTATTGCTACAGTTGTTGATCACGGATTTTCGGAACTTCAAGCAGTGCGATTTGCACAAGTTTTATTAAGACATCTCaaagaaacatttattaatacagaGAAAACTAGACCGGGGTTGGTGGTTATGCCTAGTTTGGTAACACGGAATAAAACCCAGTCAGATTCACTAGAAGAATACCATAAACAGCTTTGTGAGCAAATCAATGAATGGCTTACCTCTATAGAAGCAATATTGCCACGGATTAATGAAAGGGGATTCAGACAAGTAGTAGTCAATGATTTAGCAGGAGATATTATAGACAGACATAAGTATTTAGAAATGAATCCTTCGACTTCGGAAAATGAGTTGGAGTACTTGAAATATCAAATCTTCAAATGGATAAATAAACTCGCAAATGAAGACACGTTACGGCCAAGTGAACATGCCCCGGATTTAATGAGGAGAATTCAAAATATTCCCATACCGATATCGAGATTTAGTCACACTCAAACAAATCAATCTCTCGTTTGTCCGGAAGAATCGTGCTCAATGCAAACTATAGAACCATACAGAAATGAACTCAACGCTACCAGGACGAatgcaaatattaaaactgCAAGTCTAGAAACACCTAAAATCCcgaataatttaatgtcaaAGATTGATAGAATAAACAATGACTATGAGCAGTTTGTGAGGGAGTGGGTTCTAAAGATACCTATTCAAACGTCAACACCTGAAGAAGCCGCTTTAGCGGAAAAGGCAAGATTGGGAATTAACAACGGTCTCTGGAAAGCAATAACGAAGTTGAAATGTGATCCGTCTATTGTtggaaatagattttatttggAAGACCTTCTAGATGATGAAATTGAAGAGTTATTAAACTGTCTTCCACAGTCGCAAGAGCTTTTGTCTAAGAAAAATCTACTTAAGTTGGAACTCATCGATAAAACTACAGAGACGATGGAACGTATTCGAGCTGAAACAGCTAAAAATTATCGTCAACAACTTCAGAATAATGTCGATTTATGTCTGCAAGAAGCCGGTCTTAGCGTTGGATTAGATAGTTCTGAAATGGCTCGTGAAGAATTGGAAATAATGAGAATTGttgaactttttattttacaaacaaaatttaggGACGATGATGTTGCCAAGTCAGAAGTTTATAGAAAGAGGCTACTCCAGCAAGCGAAACTATTGATAGACGATATAAAACGAGCCCATCACGGAgaaactaatattaattacgcaGTTATTGTATCAAATATTGTTACTTCACTACAACAAGTCCCGATACCAGGAGATAACACAGTCAACGAAGAAGTTGacattattttaatggaaTCTGAAGTGGAACGCTGGTTCAACGACTTACCCATATTCAGAGACTTTAACAACCCAGTGGAAAAATTGCAATGGAAGAAACAAACTGACAACTTAGCTAAGCGAATCGGAGAAATAAGAACTACAGTATCTGCCGATATGCGTGAGAATGTTTTGCGGAATCTGATTTCGAATTTCATAGACAAAACTCCAATACATAGAGACGAGATGTTCAATAAAGAGTTTATGGTGGATGAACTGGTTAATCGAATAAAAAGAATTGATCAGTCTACTCTAGATGATCCTGGAGATTTTAAAGAGTTTTGTCGAAACGCTCCCCCGAGTTCCAGTTATGATAAGTTTTTGAGGTTCGAAAATGAACACTTGAACGATGAATCTGTTAACTACGACGCATTTGCTAATCGAAAACCCTTGAGTTCTTCCTTGAGAGATTCTGGAAACGACTCGTATAGAGAATTTGCAGCTGCGAAACCTAGAAGCTCCAGCCTCAAAGAAGATAAAACTGTACAAAAGGACCAGATCCCACAAATAAACATACAACCTGCTACTCCAGAGTGCTGTAAAGGCCGTGCCCAATCAGATAAGAAATCTCCAGAACCGGGAAGACAAAGGAATTTCCTCAATTCATCCCGAGGAATCGTTTTTAATGAAGACAGCCCTAGTCGTGCAATTAAAGAAGATGTCAAACAAGAGAATCAAATAACATCCGAATGTCAAACTATTTACGCTAAAGTACCAAGTTTCGAAGTTGGTGATGTTGAGTTGAGCCAAGATGGCAGGCAGAGGACTGTTGCTACTAATACTAAAAGCGGAAAGCGATGTATCGATTTCGATGAACTTAAGTGTAGGTGTATCGAACGCTTTTTACGCAAGCGTTGTCGTTTTGAGGATTTAAATGATGTGTCTTGTTTCCCTTTTATGTTTGCTTGTCCttgtttctattaa
- the LOC125062773 gene encoding uncharacterized protein LOC125062773 isoform X6: MDSDGMVAVVRGLGNSALTVTLVDGCRQYTLQPEVLATNETRQTSAQCHDAVRSDSCAQATDGRYASTYRMTHCHVNPTSPQIEVTEFPPQRAELCPGQGNFEIGGNGSGEKYHAKKSTTFRGGMSWPDKGSVFASRPSVQPDSFASSLRKYPSMSPERSSEILERLVSFAQNRSGIKSKSSSPTRTVESDSQNISLESRRKQIPDPEVNLRRRTEESPTRDGRREESWRRNTFCRSHDIRYLREVTKAVREGIRSHNYPERLIPKRDSTPERKNAKPQYKWSPVK, translated from the exons ATGGACAGTGACGGAATGGTGGCGGTTGTACGAGGTCTGGGCAACTCCGCCCTGACAGTTACGTTAGTTGACGGATGTCGACAATACACTCTGCAGCCTGAGG TTTTAGCCACCAATGAAACGCGACAAACATCAGCGCAGTGTCATGACGCAGTTCGCAGTGACAGCTGTGCCCAAGCCACTGACGGCAGATATGCCAGCACATATAGg ATGACGCATTGCCACGTGAACCCAACGTCGCCCCAGATAGAGGTGACAGAGTTCCCACCACAACGAGCTGAATTATGTCCag GTcaaggcaattttgaaatTGGTGGTAACGGCAGTGGTGAGAAGTACCACGCAAAGAAGTCAACCACATTCAGGGGCGGGATGAGTTGGCCTGATAAAG GTTCAGTATTCGCATCTCGTCCCTCTGTGCAGCCGGACTCGTTCGCCAGTTCACTTCGGAAATATCCGAGTATGTCTCCGGAGAGGTCTTCAGAGATTTTGGAGCGATTAGTCTCTTTTGCACAGAATAGAAGTG GTATCAAATCCAAATCGTCATCACCAACGCGCACCGTTGAGTCGGACAGTCAAAACATCAGTTTGGAATCTCGAAGGAAACAAATACCCGACCCTGAAGTTAATCTTAGGAGAcg CACAGAAGAGTCGCCAACAAGAGATGGCAGAAGAGAAGAGTCGTGGCgaagaaatacattttgtagAAGCCATGATATCAGATATTTAAGAGAAGTTACCAAAGCTGTAAGAGAAGGGATACGATCGCAT aATTATCCAGAAAGATTGATTCCAAAACGCGACTCTACCCCGGAAAGAAAAAACGCAAAG CCGCAGTACAAATGGTCTCCCGTGAAGTAA
- the LOC125062773 gene encoding uncharacterized protein LOC125062773 isoform X7 — MDSDGMVAVVRGLGNSALTVTLVDGCRQYTLQPEVLATNETRQTSAQCHDAVRSDSCAQATDGRYASTYRMTHCHVNPTSPQIEVTEFPPQRAELCPGQGNFEIGGNGSGEKYHAKKSTTFRGGMSWPDKGSVFASRPSVQPDSFASSLRKYPSMSPERSSEILERLVSFAQNRSGIKSKSSSPTRTVESDSQNISLESRRKQIPDPEVNLRRRTEESPTRDGRREESWRRNTFCRSHDIRYLREVTKAVREGIRSHPQYKWSPVK, encoded by the exons ATGGACAGTGACGGAATGGTGGCGGTTGTACGAGGTCTGGGCAACTCCGCCCTGACAGTTACGTTAGTTGACGGATGTCGACAATACACTCTGCAGCCTGAGG TTTTAGCCACCAATGAAACGCGACAAACATCAGCGCAGTGTCATGACGCAGTTCGCAGTGACAGCTGTGCCCAAGCCACTGACGGCAGATATGCCAGCACATATAGg ATGACGCATTGCCACGTGAACCCAACGTCGCCCCAGATAGAGGTGACAGAGTTCCCACCACAACGAGCTGAATTATGTCCag GTcaaggcaattttgaaatTGGTGGTAACGGCAGTGGTGAGAAGTACCACGCAAAGAAGTCAACCACATTCAGGGGCGGGATGAGTTGGCCTGATAAAG GTTCAGTATTCGCATCTCGTCCCTCTGTGCAGCCGGACTCGTTCGCCAGTTCACTTCGGAAATATCCGAGTATGTCTCCGGAGAGGTCTTCAGAGATTTTGGAGCGATTAGTCTCTTTTGCACAGAATAGAAGTG GTATCAAATCCAAATCGTCATCACCAACGCGCACCGTTGAGTCGGACAGTCAAAACATCAGTTTGGAATCTCGAAGGAAACAAATACCCGACCCTGAAGTTAATCTTAGGAGAcg CACAGAAGAGTCGCCAACAAGAGATGGCAGAAGAGAAGAGTCGTGGCgaagaaatacattttgtagAAGCCATGATATCAGATATTTAAGAGAAGTTACCAAAGCTGTAAGAGAAGGGATACGATCGCAT CCGCAGTACAAATGGTCTCCCGTGAAGTAA